In Oxalobacteraceae bacterium OTU3CINTB1, the sequence TTCCACCCGCTTGCAGCAGCGCCTCGGCCAGGGCATCCAGCTGATGCCGCTGCGCGAGCGCCCGGCCGCCTGCTACCAGCCGCGCCAGAGCTACATCTTCGCGCCGTCGCAATGGGGCGGTGCTTGCGAGGCCATGCGCGTGCGCCTGCGCGACGGCGAACTGCTCAAGCTGTCGATCCTGCCGCCGCCCGAGAAGCCGGCCACCGAGTACAGCGAGATGCTGGCGCTGCTGCCGTTCCTGTTCAGCGTCGCGGTGCTGGCCTACCTGGTCACGCGCATGACGATGCGTCCGCTCAAGCTGCTGGCGCAGGCGGCCAAGGACCTGGGCAACGACATCAACCATCCGCCCGTCGTGCTCAGCGGCGCGGCCGAGATCCGCCAGGCCAGCGCCGCCTTCAACGCCATGCAGGCGCGCATCCGCCAGCACATCATGCAGCGCACGCAGATGCTGGCGGCCATCACACACGACCTGCAAACCCCGCTCACGCGCCTGCGCCTGCGGCTGGAAAAGGTCGACAACGCCGACCTGCAGCAGCGCCTGATCGACGACCTGTCGGCGATGCAGCAGATGGTCAAGGAAGGCCTGGACCTGGCGCGCAGCATGGACACCACGGAAACCATGCAGGCGCTCGACCTCGACTCGCTGCTCGACAGCGTCTGCAGCGACGCCACCGACAGCGGCCAGCCGGTCGAGCTGAACGGCAAGGCCGGCATGGCGCTGATGGGCCGGCCGCTGGCGATCCGCC encodes:
- a CDS encoding ATP-binding protein is translated as MKAFFGSMTGRVFTVLLLGIIASAALTQWLAVGERTRAFERYRDFHAMERAEQLISTAEALTEPSRATYLRMATRGTILLQRPDQPLADTTGPTEFSTRLQQRLGQGIQLMPLRERPAACYQPRQSYIFAPSQWGGACEAMRVRLRDGELLKLSILPPPEKPATEYSEMLALLPFLFSVAVLAYLVTRMTMRPLKLLAQAAKDLGNDINHPPVVLSGAAEIRQASAAFNAMQARIRQHIMQRTQMLAAITHDLQTPLTRLRLRLEKVDNADLQQRLIDDLSAMQQMVKEGLDLARSMDTTETMQALDLDSLLDSVCSDATDSGQPVELNGKAGMALMGRPLAIRRCLVNLIDNAVKYGHHANVTVERLAGAARIRIRDGGPGIPDDQMARVFEPFYRIETSRSRESGGTGLGLTIARNIAEQHGANVVLANHADGGLEVTLVVPEFYAVR